From the genome of Desulfobaculum xiamenense, one region includes:
- a CDS encoding GGDEF/EAL domain-containing response regulator, producing MDMNAPNETILILHSHGAESSHLGSHLDREGYAVETATLGEDIPRATAATCPDLIILDTNGTDADSIDVCNRLKADRETSAIPVIFVSPANDAAFKAQALECGAVDYITTPFQPLELLARIRMHLTVQNQARLISLYADHLEEMVDQRTRKLSDAEAQLRRDYEFQGALKGLLELSLRTLPLDDTLDMALAQLLSLSVAREGDGAGVFLATPDAGFRLAASRGVTDPSILDCPHRGHAIAPNLPCQRAADILHIVPGMPEDGLKPERIYSQVCVPLMQEDELLGTLNFVTQTPRSLTERDCAFLMATAATLGSIIRHKQAEAQLHFQAYYDTLTGLPNRTRLVEEIDAALAADAQGASRPALCMFDLVRFKIINESMGHSVGDAVLRVAAARLRECADGKCFMARVGGDVFAALVPDANDSTQALAFARVIQRVLSRPFVTAGQDIYLACSTGIALGDGTHTGETLIRDADTALHMAKRKGPGQRAVFSSAMHDSAKNFMRTAAALRRALERDELVVHYQPMVELRTGTIRGAEALVRWNHPTRGLIAPQEFIPIAEDTGIIVPLGRFVLRRACEQFHALKARTTNGKPFTMSVNLAGAQLGRPNFVNEVEQILAETGVPAGSLKLEITETAAMQNPEAAIEMLERLRKLGVTIAIDDFGTGYSSLSQLHRFPIDTLKIDRSFVSRMASGNDNIEIVRTVVTLGHVLGLNIIAEGVEAAEQISMLDDLQCEYGQGYFFSQPVPFEKFGR from the coding sequence ATGGACATGAACGCCCCTAACGAAACAATTCTCATCCTCCACAGCCACGGAGCCGAATCCTCCCACCTCGGGAGTCACCTCGACCGCGAGGGCTACGCCGTCGAGACGGCCACCCTCGGCGAGGACATCCCGCGCGCCACCGCCGCAACCTGCCCGGACCTCATCATCCTCGACACGAACGGTACCGACGCCGACAGCATCGACGTCTGCAACCGCCTGAAGGCCGATCGGGAAACGAGCGCCATCCCGGTGATCTTCGTTTCCCCCGCGAATGACGCGGCATTCAAGGCCCAGGCGCTGGAATGCGGAGCAGTGGACTATATCACCACGCCCTTCCAGCCGCTGGAACTGCTGGCCCGCATCCGGATGCATCTGACCGTCCAGAATCAGGCACGGCTCATCAGCCTCTATGCCGACCACCTCGAAGAGATGGTGGACCAGCGCACCAGAAAGCTCTCGGACGCAGAAGCCCAACTCCGGCGGGACTACGAATTTCAGGGCGCGCTCAAGGGGCTGCTGGAGTTGTCCCTACGCACCCTCCCCCTCGACGACACCCTCGACATGGCGCTGGCCCAGCTGCTTTCGCTGTCCGTCGCACGCGAGGGCGACGGAGCGGGGGTCTTCCTCGCCACGCCGGACGCCGGATTCCGGCTCGCCGCCTCACGCGGCGTGACTGATCCGTCAATTCTCGACTGCCCCCACCGAGGGCACGCCATCGCGCCGAACCTCCCCTGCCAACGCGCCGCGGACATCCTGCACATCGTCCCCGGCATGCCCGAAGATGGCCTGAAGCCGGAGCGCATCTACAGTCAGGTCTGCGTTCCACTCATGCAGGAGGACGAGCTTCTCGGCACCCTGAACTTCGTGACGCAGACGCCGCGCAGCCTCACCGAACGCGACTGCGCGTTCCTCATGGCCACGGCCGCAACACTCGGTAGCATCATCCGCCACAAGCAGGCCGAGGCCCAGCTCCATTTTCAGGCCTACTACGACACGCTCACCGGCCTGCCGAACAGGACGCGGCTGGTCGAGGAAATCGACGCCGCCCTCGCCGCCGACGCGCAGGGCGCATCCCGCCCCGCGCTGTGCATGTTCGACCTCGTCCGCTTCAAAATTATAAACGAGAGCATGGGCCACTCCGTGGGCGATGCGGTCCTGCGCGTGGCCGCCGCGCGCCTACGCGAATGCGCGGACGGAAAATGCTTCATGGCCCGCGTGGGTGGCGACGTCTTCGCCGCGCTTGTGCCCGACGCCAACGACTCGACCCAGGCGCTGGCCTTCGCCCGCGTCATCCAGCGCGTGCTGTCGCGCCCCTTCGTCACTGCCGGGCAGGACATCTACCTCGCGTGCAGCACGGGCATCGCCCTTGGCGACGGCACCCACACTGGCGAAACCCTCATCCGCGATGCGGACACGGCCCTGCACATGGCCAAGCGCAAGGGCCCGGGACAGCGGGCCGTCTTCTCCTCCGCCATGCACGACAGCGCCAAAAATTTCATGCGCACCGCCGCCGCCCTGCGCCGCGCGCTGGAACGCGACGAGCTGGTGGTCCACTATCAGCCCATGGTCGAACTGCGCACCGGCACCATCCGCGGCGCGGAGGCGCTGGTACGCTGGAACCACCCCACCCGCGGCCTCATCGCCCCGCAGGAGTTCATCCCCATCGCCGAGGACACCGGCATCATCGTGCCGCTTGGGCGCTTCGTCCTGCGCAGGGCCTGCGAGCAGTTTCACGCGCTCAAGGCCAGAACCACCAACGGCAAGCCCTTCACCATGAGCGTCAACCTTGCAGGCGCGCAGCTCGGGCGTCCGAACTTCGTCAATGAGGTCGAACAGATTCTCGCCGAAACCGGCGTGCCCGCAGGCAGCCTGAAGCTCGAAATCACTGAGACGGCGGCCATGCAGAACCCCGAGGCCGCCATCGAAATGCTCGAACGCCTGCGCAAGCTCGGCGTCACCATCGCCATCGACGACTTCGGCACGGGCTACTCCTCACTCTCACAACTCCACCGCTTCCCCATCGACACGCTGAAGATCGACCGCTCCTTCGTGAGCCGCATGGCCTCCGGCAACGACAACATCGAAATCGTGCGCACGGTGGTCACCCTCGGGCACGTCCTCGGGCTGAACATCATCGCCGAGGGTGTCGAGGCCGCCGAACAGATCAGCATGCTCGACGACCTGCAATGCGAATACGGGCAGGGCTATTTCTTCTCGCAGCCGGTTCCGTTCGAGAAGTTCGGACGTTAG
- a CDS encoding OmpA/MotB family protein, whose translation MPNQRDTDHPAPSQPRPADAARDVLDAPGTDGNGTSVSMRKGPPRTTAPRAEDVFAFEDDMPTFHWSVPWADLMMTMFVMFTVLFVYASAKRDFLLAFRGHVQQERVEEASQVGRHEGEVPVYEFPKTGISPSPGPHQLFEMCKATVEESGLRDVSVELEGETIRLSMHGPLLFERTQADIKPDGLRFLDMVARVIAKARYDVGVHGHTDNFPVHTERYDTNWELSTARATNVARYLIERHGVPPESVTVCGHSMYRPSAPNLSPEGKSRNRRVEIALTRPKPEEQETR comes from the coding sequence ATGCCCAACCAGCGCGACACGGATCACCCCGCCCCCAGCCAACCCCGCCCCGCCGACGCGGCACGGGACGTCCTCGACGCGCCCGGAACCGACGGCAACGGGACTTCCGTATCAATGCGCAAAGGTCCGCCGCGCACCACCGCGCCCCGCGCAGAGGACGTCTTCGCCTTCGAGGACGACATGCCCACCTTCCACTGGTCCGTGCCATGGGCAGACCTGATGATGACCATGTTCGTCATGTTCACGGTCCTCTTCGTGTACGCCAGCGCCAAGCGCGACTTCCTGCTCGCCTTCCGTGGCCACGTCCAGCAGGAGCGCGTGGAGGAAGCCTCGCAGGTGGGCCGCCACGAGGGCGAGGTCCCGGTCTACGAATTTCCGAAGACGGGCATCAGCCCAAGCCCCGGTCCGCATCAGCTCTTCGAGATGTGCAAGGCAACGGTGGAGGAATCGGGCCTCAGGGACGTCAGCGTGGAACTGGAGGGCGAGACCATCCGCCTCAGCATGCATGGTCCGCTGCTCTTCGAACGCACGCAGGCCGACATCAAGCCCGATGGCCTGCGCTTCCTCGACATGGTCGCCCGCGTCATCGCCAAGGCGCGTTATGATGTTGGCGTCCACGGACACACCGACAACTTCCCCGTGCATACCGAACGCTACGACACCAACTGGGAACTCTCCACGGCCCGCGCCACCAACGTGGCACGCTATCTCATCGAGCGCCACGGCGTCCCGCCGGAGAGCGTCACCGTCTGCGGGCATTCCATGTACCGTCCTTCCGCCCCGAACCTGTCGCCGGAAGGCAAATCCAGAAACCGCCGGGTCGAAATAGCCCTCACCCGCCCGAAGCCGGAAGAGCAGGAGACCAGATGA
- a CDS encoding motility protein A, whose amino-acid sequence MNRTNVIGVTLCVIIFLGAFFITGNVSAYLNIEALLVVLSGTFGATMLSFPFVEIRNAWFVARGAYRSGGADPDEVIRMLLDMAIKSRMDGLTSLEKMEGEATVFFLRDALRMLADNYPEQEIRDILTTESHFFRVRRQHNERIFRAMATYSPAFGLAGSVIGLIGLLVGLGDTGEVLRYIPIALISTLYGILFGNFILSPCAENIRAKTDRELLLQQIIIEGVCAIKGETNTHILERKLTSFLTPASRNEAHESFIELRRKYVRLARARHQTEAGPAAATAATTSTPTAQAEVPKAKPAPAAANGTSPARPATRQAPAGPTANGSGKGTESKT is encoded by the coding sequence ATGAACCGAACCAACGTCATCGGCGTCACGCTGTGCGTGATCATTTTCCTCGGCGCGTTCTTCATCACCGGCAACGTCAGCGCCTACCTGAACATCGAGGCGCTGCTCGTGGTGCTCTCCGGCACCTTCGGCGCGACCATGCTTTCCTTCCCCTTCGTCGAAATCCGCAATGCGTGGTTCGTTGCACGCGGGGCGTACCGCTCTGGCGGTGCAGACCCCGACGAGGTCATCCGCATGCTGCTCGACATGGCCATCAAGTCCCGCATGGACGGCCTGACCAGCCTCGAAAAGATGGAGGGCGAAGCCACGGTCTTCTTCCTGCGCGACGCACTGCGCATGCTGGCCGACAACTACCCCGAACAGGAAATCCGCGACATCCTGACCACGGAAAGCCACTTCTTCCGGGTCCGCCGCCAACACAACGAGCGCATCTTCCGGGCCATGGCCACCTACTCCCCGGCCTTTGGCCTCGCGGGCAGCGTCATCGGCCTCATTGGCCTACTCGTGGGCCTCGGCGACACGGGCGAGGTGCTGCGCTACATCCCCATCGCGCTCATCTCCACCCTCTACGGCATCCTCTTCGGCAACTTCATCCTCTCGCCCTGCGCGGAGAACATCCGGGCCAAGACGGACCGCGAACTGCTGCTGCAACAGATCATCATCGAGGGCGTCTGCGCCATCAAGGGCGAAACGAACACCCACATTCTCGAACGCAAGCTGACCTCGTTCCTCACCCCGGCCTCGCGCAACGAGGCGCACGAAAGCTTCATCGAACTGCGCCGCAAGTACGTGCGCCTCGCCCGCGCACGCCACCAGACCGAAGCCGGTCCCGCGGCCGCGACAGCCGCCACGACATCGACTCCCACCGCGCAGGCCGAGGTACCCAAAGCCAAACCGGCCCCAGCCGCCGCGAACGGCACGTCCCCAGCGCGGCCCGCCACGCGCCAGGCCCCGGCCGGCCCGACGGCGAACGGTTCCGGCAAGGGCACCGAATCGAAGACCTGA
- the phnE gene encoding phosphonate ABC transporter, permease protein PhnE: MSNTRKWVRLTPAERLGRFAFYLIAVAAFMMSVRTVEVIPEFLYDAPLQVQDLFSRMWPLDFAYYPEGLHGPLLETLHIASLGTLLAIVMALPVGLMAAENITRVPVLNWFAKLILVSSRTVNSLVWALLFVAVFGPGALAGTVAIGFRSIGFCGKMFAEALEEASEGPVEALKAAGAPWLTVFLKGYWPQVAPAFWGILLFRWDINVRESSVIGLVGAGGIGMALDTALNLFEWDRVGVVLVCIFSIVILAEILVTNIRKRII, from the coding sequence ATGAGCAACACCAGAAAATGGGTGCGCCTGACCCCCGCCGAGCGGCTGGGCCGGTTCGCCTTCTACCTTATCGCTGTGGCCGCGTTCATGATGTCGGTGAGGACCGTCGAGGTCATCCCCGAATTCCTGTACGACGCACCCCTGCAGGTGCAGGACCTCTTCTCGCGCATGTGGCCCCTCGACTTCGCCTATTATCCCGAAGGGCTCCACGGTCCGCTGCTGGAGACGCTGCACATCGCCTCCCTCGGCACGCTTCTGGCCATCGTCATGGCGTTGCCCGTGGGCCTCATGGCGGCCGAGAACATCACGCGCGTTCCGGTGCTCAACTGGTTTGCCAAGCTGATTCTCGTCTCCTCGCGTACGGTCAACTCCCTCGTGTGGGCACTGCTGTTCGTGGCCGTGTTCGGTCCCGGCGCTCTGGCCGGAACCGTGGCCATCGGCTTCCGCTCCATCGGCTTCTGCGGCAAGATGTTCGCCGAGGCTCTGGAAGAGGCCAGCGAAGGCCCCGTCGAGGCGCTTAAGGCCGCTGGCGCTCCGTGGCTGACGGTGTTCCTCAAGGGCTACTGGCCGCAGGTCGCTCCGGCGTTCTGGGGCATCCTGCTCTTCCGCTGGGACATCAACGTCCGTGAGTCCTCGGTCATCGGCCTCGTGGGTGCGGGTGGCATCGGCATGGCTCTCGACACCGCGCTGAACCTCTTCGAGTGGGACCGCGTCGGCGTCGTGCTGGTGTGCATCTTCTCCATCGTCATCCTCGCCGAGATCCTGGTCACCAACATCCGCAAGCGCATCATCTAG
- the phnE gene encoding phosphonate ABC transporter, permease protein PhnE has translation MSAQAMRRESPFKPNWWARLGYLLAFAYALYAMSFLDISWSRFISGLGNGADFLSEMVPPNFERWKLLVGNLLETIQIAVIASAFGVLFSLPIGLCSARNLMPDWLTWPARTVICICRSFHPVIFAILFVKAVGFGPLAGILTLVFASIGFIGKLFAEAIEEISLKPVEALRAAGAPFMSVLVFGVLPQVFNRFVGFASYQFDANLRNSTMVGIVGAGGIGGTLFAAFQRFDYDFLCAILISIIALIMVSEFLSVKVKALFR, from the coding sequence ATGAGCGCTCAGGCAATGCGGAGGGAATCGCCCTTCAAACCGAACTGGTGGGCGCGGCTGGGCTATCTGCTTGCCTTTGCCTATGCGCTCTATGCCATGTCGTTTCTGGATATCTCGTGGTCCCGCTTCATCTCTGGCCTCGGTAACGGCGCGGATTTCCTATCGGAAATGGTGCCGCCGAACTTCGAGCGCTGGAAACTGCTTGTCGGCAACCTGCTCGAAACCATCCAGATCGCGGTCATTGCCTCGGCCTTCGGCGTGCTTTTCTCGCTTCCGATCGGCCTGTGCTCGGCCCGAAACCTCATGCCCGACTGGCTGACCTGGCCCGCACGAACAGTCATCTGCATCTGCCGCTCGTTCCACCCCGTGATTTTCGCAATTCTGTTCGTGAAGGCCGTGGGCTTCGGACCTCTGGCCGGCATTCTCACTCTCGTGTTCGCGTCCATCGGCTTCATCGGCAAGCTGTTCGCCGAGGCCATCGAGGAGATCAGCCTCAAGCCCGTCGAGGCTCTGCGCGCCGCAGGTGCCCCGTTCATGAGTGTGCTCGTGTTCGGCGTGCTGCCGCAGGTGTTCAACCGCTTCGTGGGCTTCGCGTCGTATCAGTTCGACGCGAACCTGCGTAACTCCACGATGGTCGGCATTGTCGGCGCGGGCGGTATCGGCGGCACGCTGTTCGCCGCGTTCCAGCGCTTCGACTATGACTTCCTCTGCGCGATCCTGATCTCGATCATCGCATTGATCATGGTATCGGAATTCCTGTCGGTGAAAGTGAAGGCATTGTTCCGATGA
- the phnC gene encoding phosphonate ABC transporter ATP-binding protein: MNDSERSLRIENLVKEYVPGKPVLKGISFEVVGRSTTAIIGPSGTGKSTLIRCINRLIDPTSGNISISGLDITGLSGKDLRVARRRIGMVFQEFNLVERLSVMENVLCGRLGYLPVWRAWLRRFPKDDIERAFHLLDSVGLIDFANARADSLSGGQRQRVGIARALMQDPHILLADEPTSSLDPKTSVEIMELLTKVCTDRQIPLLINIHDVTLGKRFADRVIGMSKGHVVFDGTPDALEPRHLQEIYGGKDWLQ; the protein is encoded by the coding sequence ATGAACGATTCTGAGCGCTCCCTGCGTATCGAAAACCTGGTTAAGGAATACGTGCCCGGAAAGCCCGTCCTCAAAGGAATCTCCTTCGAGGTCGTCGGCCGTTCCACCACCGCCATCATAGGCCCCTCCGGCACGGGCAAGTCCACCCTGATTCGCTGCATCAACAGGCTGATCGATCCCACCAGCGGAAACATTAGCATTTCCGGGCTGGACATCACTGGACTTTCCGGCAAGGACCTTCGCGTCGCCCGCCGCCGTATCGGCATGGTCTTCCAGGAGTTCAACCTGGTCGAACGTCTCTCCGTCATGGAGAACGTGCTGTGTGGCCGACTCGGCTACCTGCCCGTCTGGCGCGCGTGGCTGCGCAGGTTCCCCAAGGATGACATCGAGCGTGCGTTCCACCTGCTCGACAGCGTTGGTCTGATCGACTTCGCCAACGCCCGCGCCGACAGCCTTTCCGGCGGCCAGCGTCAGCGTGTCGGCATCGCCCGCGCACTGATGCAGGACCCGCACATCCTGCTGGCTGACGAACCCACGTCCTCGCTCGACCCCAAGACCTCCGTGGAGATCATGGAGCTTCTGACCAAGGTCTGCACCGACCGTCAGATTCCGCTCTTGATCAACATCCACGACGTGACCCTCGGCAAGCGCTTTGCCGACCGCGTCATCGGCATGAGCAAGGGCCATGTGGTGTTCGACGGAACTCCGGACGCTCTCGAACCCCGCCACCTTCAGGAAATCTACGGCGGCAAGGACTGGCTGCAATGA
- the phnD gene encoding phosphate/phosphite/phosphonate ABC transporter substrate-binding protein has product MAKRILTALLVVLMAAWAAVAYADDCLNRGQLDEMYCDGDNDLVADSPKDPSQWKDPSTLVFTYTPVEDPAVYKDAFADFQAYLEKATGKRVVYYTVQSNAAEVEAMRSGRLHIAGFSTGPTGFAVNLAGYVPMAVKGYADGFQGYNLIMIVRKDSPYQKMEDLKGKVVAHTSASSNSGNLAPRALFPKLGLVPDEDYRVVYSGKHDQSVMGVAHGDYDAAPVASDVFERMAAAGRINKDDFRVIFRSPKFPTSSFGYAHDLKPELVQKIVGAFHTYRFPPAMQKTFKGADRFYPVTYMADWQVIRDIAEATGTAYNKAGLKKMAEKEAAKAKK; this is encoded by the coding sequence ATGGCCAAGAGAATTCTTACCGCTCTGCTGGTCGTGTTGATGGCTGCATGGGCTGCTGTTGCGTATGCGGACGATTGTCTGAATCGTGGTCAGCTCGACGAGATGTACTGTGACGGGGACAACGACCTCGTCGCCGATTCCCCCAAGGATCCCTCGCAGTGGAAGGATCCGAGCACGCTGGTCTTCACCTACACCCCTGTTGAGGACCCCGCCGTGTACAAGGACGCCTTCGCCGATTTCCAGGCCTACCTTGAGAAGGCCACCGGCAAGCGAGTCGTGTACTACACCGTTCAGTCCAATGCCGCCGAGGTCGAGGCCATGCGCTCCGGCCGCCTGCACATCGCGGGCTTCTCGACCGGCCCCACCGGCTTTGCCGTCAATCTGGCGGGTTACGTTCCCATGGCCGTCAAGGGCTACGCCGACGGCTTCCAGGGCTACAACCTCATCATGATCGTCCGCAAGGACAGCCCCTACCAGAAGATGGAAGACCTGAAGGGCAAGGTCGTGGCTCACACCTCCGCCTCCTCCAACTCCGGCAACCTTGCGCCGCGCGCGCTGTTCCCCAAGCTGGGTCTGGTTCCGGACGAGGATTACCGTGTCGTCTACTCCGGCAAGCATGACCAGTCCGTCATGGGCGTGGCCCACGGCGACTACGATGCCGCTCCCGTCGCTTCCGACGTGTTCGAGCGCATGGCCGCCGCTGGCCGCATCAACAAGGACGATTTCCGCGTCATCTTCCGCAGCCCCAAGTTCCCCACCTCGTCCTTCGGTTATGCTCATGACCTGAAGCCCGAGCTGGTCCAGAAGATCGTCGGTGCGTTCCACACCTACCGCTTCCCCCCGGCGATGCAGAAGACCTTCAAGGGTGCCGACCGCTTCTACCCCGTGACCTACATGGCCGACTGGCAGGTCATTCGTGACATCGCCGAAGCCACCGGTACCGCCTACAACAAGGCGGGCCTGAAGAAGATGGCCGAGAAGGAAGCCGCGAAGGCCAAGAAGTAA
- a CDS encoding iron-containing alcohol dehydrogenase family protein, giving the protein MLTIPEVLVVPAETRSGLGVAHSVALHASRFGARGVLVHGASLRRSGVLGHILDATPTNITCLPWEHPGGEPTLDALDALLAFARENHAEWIAAVGGGSVLDIAKACAGLHALPMPSVQYHDGAPVDGPGLPFIAVPTTAGTGSEATPVAVLTNTQTGVKKSFRSRSMTASLVLLDPSLLESCPASVVASSGLDAVTQAVESYTSRFATWHSQALALRGLELLCTNLAPAYRGARDAGHVAPAHAEGILTGSYLAGLGFASSRLGVVHGLAHPLGARYHQPHGLTCGVCLPLAVELNREAMGERYDEMSRAIGTDLLDAIHAMLDEFDIGNPFSGQPLPDRAAVIEETLVSGSTKANPLTITAEHVTLLLDRLFA; this is encoded by the coding sequence ATGCTCACGATTCCCGAAGTTCTTGTCGTTCCCGCTGAAACCCGCTCGGGGCTGGGCGTTGCACACAGCGTCGCCCTGCACGCATCCCGCTTCGGCGCGCGCGGCGTGCTCGTCCATGGTGCCAGCCTGCGCCGCAGCGGCGTGCTCGGCCATATTCTCGACGCAACGCCGACCAACATCACCTGCCTGCCGTGGGAACATCCCGGTGGCGAACCGACTCTCGACGCGCTGGACGCCCTGCTCGCCTTTGCCCGCGAAAACCACGCGGAGTGGATAGCGGCCGTTGGCGGCGGCAGCGTGCTCGACATCGCCAAGGCCTGCGCCGGACTCCATGCCCTGCCCATGCCGAGCGTCCAGTATCACGACGGTGCGCCGGTCGATGGCCCCGGACTGCCCTTCATCGCCGTGCCGACCACGGCTGGAACAGGCTCCGAGGCGACTCCGGTGGCCGTCCTCACCAATACGCAGACCGGCGTGAAGAAATCCTTCCGCTCACGGAGCATGACCGCCAGCCTCGTCCTGCTCGATCCCTCGCTCCTCGAATCCTGCCCCGCGTCCGTCGTCGCGTCCTCGGGGCTCGACGCCGTGACGCAGGCCGTGGAGTCCTACACCAGCCGCTTCGCGACATGGCATTCGCAAGCCCTTGCGCTGAGGGGCCTCGAACTGCTGTGCACGAACCTCGCACCGGCCTACCGCGGCGCGAGGGACGCCGGGCACGTCGCCCCCGCCCACGCCGAGGGCATCCTCACTGGCAGCTATCTCGCCGGACTGGGCTTCGCCTCGTCGCGCCTCGGCGTGGTGCATGGTCTGGCCCACCCGCTGGGCGCGCGCTACCACCAACCCCACGGACTGACCTGCGGCGTATGCCTGCCCCTCGCCGTGGAACTCAACCGCGAGGCCATGGGCGAGCGCTACGATGAAATGTCCCGCGCCATCGGCACGGACCTGCTGGACGCCATCCATGCCATGCTCGACGAATTCGACATCGGCAATCCCTTCTCGGGTCAACCGCTGCCGGATCGCGCCGCCGTCATCGAGGAGACCCTCGTCTCCGGCTCAACCAAGGCCAACCCGCTGACGATCACGGCAGAGCACGTCACCCTGCTGCTCGACCGCCTCTTCGCCTGA
- a CDS encoding response regulator — translation MEEKKVNPSVSCRAAQGDAAVGVPDLPRLNILLVEDNAVNQTFALMILRRYGHRVKAVSDGRKAIEELCKASYDLVLMDIRMPGMSGDEAARSIRKADSGVLDPEIPIIAMTAHSTPEDVQSFMDAGMDGFIGKPMTWEMVLHAIRETLVRRERLPG, via the coding sequence ATGGAAGAGAAAAAGGTGAATCCATCGGTTTCCTGTCGTGCGGCGCAGGGGGATGCAGCCGTCGGAGTGCCCGATCTTCCGCGTCTCAATATCCTGCTGGTCGAAGACAACGCCGTGAATCAGACCTTTGCGTTGATGATACTGCGGCGCTACGGGCATCGCGTGAAGGCGGTGTCCGATGGTCGAAAGGCCATCGAGGAGCTGTGCAAAGCGTCATATGATCTCGTCCTCATGGATATTCGCATGCCGGGCATGAGCGGAGACGAGGCTGCACGAAGCATACGCAAGGCGGACTCCGGTGTTCTCGATCCGGAAATCCCCATCATTGCGATGACGGCTCATAGTACGCCGGAGGATGTGCAGTCGTTTATGGATGCTGGTATGGACGGATTCATAGGCAAGCCCATGACATGGGAGATGGTGTTGCATGCCATCCGCGAAACGCTGGTGCGCCGGGAGAGACTTCCCGGCTGA
- a CDS encoding anaerobic ribonucleoside-triphosphate reductase activating protein, with protein sequence MEPWKFVRGFERFSLCDWPGNTCCVVFLGGCNLHCPTCHNGEMAWRHESLPRIDKTALLGFLSRRAKWLDGITVTGGEPTTVPGLSTFLADLGSAGLPIKLDTNGMRPDVVRELAATDLVKTFAVDVKGPFAKYPALTGNAVDAAEARANIEQIFDLARSAPGRFYFRTTKVPMLTDEDIETVRGYLPAGFALTEQKYVAPRRTPDAQTDSQTGRLPGDMVAGSDCECHIQGPQGQRHQGSAALQAVGS encoded by the coding sequence ATGGAACCCTGGAAATTCGTACGTGGTTTCGAGCGATTCAGCCTTTGCGACTGGCCCGGAAACACGTGCTGCGTGGTTTTTCTCGGGGGGTGCAACCTGCACTGCCCCACCTGTCATAACGGCGAGATGGCCTGGCGGCACGAAAGCCTGCCCCGCATCGACAAGACCGCCCTGCTCGGGTTCCTCTCCCGACGGGCGAAATGGTTGGACGGCATCACCGTCACCGGCGGCGAACCGACCACCGTGCCTGGGCTTTCTACCTTCCTCGCCGACCTCGGCTCGGCGGGCCTGCCCATCAAGCTCGACACCAACGGCATGCGACCCGACGTGGTGCGCGAGCTGGCGGCCACCGATCTGGTCAAGACCTTCGCCGTGGACGTGAAAGGCCCCTTCGCCAAATATCCCGCCCTCACGGGCAACGCCGTCGACGCCGCCGAAGCGCGCGCGAACATCGAACAGATATTCGACCTCGCGCGCTCCGCTCCCGGACGCTTCTACTTCAGGACCACCAAGGTCCCCATGCTCACGGACGAAGACATCGAGACGGTCCGCGGCTATCTGCCCGCGGGTTTTGCCCTAACCGAACAAAAGTACGTTGCACCTCGGAGGACGCCAGATGCCCAAACAGATTCTCAAACGGGACGGTTGCCTGGAGACATGGTCGCGGGATCGGATTGCGAATGCCATATTCAAGGCCCTCAAGGCCAACGGCATCAAGGATCCGCTGCTCTCCAAGCGGTTGGCTCGTAA